From Actinopolyspora lacussalsi, a single genomic window includes:
- a CDS encoding GT2 family glycosyltransferase (product_source=COG1216; cath_funfam=3.90.550.10; cog=COG1216; ko=KO:K07011; pfam=PF00535; superfamily=53448), with protein MTVEQARSTIVVVTWRGAEHIGACLDALSRQRNHRLLVVDNASDDGTSELLARHPSAPEVLRLPRNLGYAGGLAAAFPLVRTPYFGWLNDDAAPEADWLSTLEDSLDRDAGVGAATSRLWNRRGPLSQGVRLTGTGYGADTVAEDSTVAADNVGTGDEVFGFCGGAALLRASALSTVGGIPADYFCYYEDTDTSWRLRLAGYGITRTAASCEHWHGCSSAPGSARFHRWNERNRLLTLLRCAPVEIALRELLRFGAITLALPWRGLRQRPVPHAANFRVSLRLGVLAEVAARAPTTLRQRRRITEVCAVARRHIWRSWAGK; from the coding sequence ATGACCGTGGAGCAGGCCCGCAGCACGATCGTGGTGGTGACCTGGCGCGGTGCCGAGCACATCGGAGCGTGCCTGGACGCGCTCTCCCGGCAGCGCAACCACCGGCTGCTGGTGGTGGACAACGCCTCCGACGACGGCACGAGCGAACTGCTGGCCCGGCACCCCTCGGCTCCCGAGGTTCTCCGGCTACCCCGCAACCTCGGCTATGCGGGCGGTCTCGCGGCTGCCTTCCCGCTGGTGCGGACACCCTACTTCGGCTGGCTCAACGACGACGCCGCACCGGAAGCGGACTGGCTGTCCACACTGGAGGATTCGTTGGACCGCGATGCGGGTGTCGGTGCGGCGACGAGCCGGTTGTGGAACCGGCGAGGTCCCCTCTCCCAAGGGGTGCGGCTGACCGGCACGGGGTACGGCGCCGACACCGTGGCGGAGGACAGCACCGTGGCAGCGGACAACGTCGGTACCGGGGACGAGGTGTTCGGGTTCTGCGGCGGGGCGGCCCTGCTGCGCGCCTCGGCGCTCTCGACGGTCGGCGGCATCCCGGCCGACTACTTCTGCTACTACGAGGACACCGACACCTCCTGGCGCCTGCGGCTGGCCGGGTACGGGATCACGCGGACCGCCGCGAGCTGCGAGCACTGGCACGGTTGCTCATCAGCACCGGGGTCGGCACGGTTCCACCGCTGGAACGAGCGCAACCGGCTGCTGACGCTGCTGCGCTGTGCGCCCGTGGAGATCGCCCTGCGGGAACTGCTGCGGTTCGGCGCGATCACCCTCGCGCTGCCCTGGCGCGGACTGCGACAGCGGCCAGTCCCGCACGCGGCGAACTTCCGGGTGTCGCTGCGGCTGGGAGTGCTGGCGGAAGTGGCCGCGCGGGCACCGACGACCCTGCGGCAGCGACGCAGGATCACCGAGGTGTGTGCCGTCGCTCGCCGCCACATCTGGCGGAGCTGGGCCGGGAAGTGA
- a CDS encoding glycosyltransferase involved in cell wall biosynthesis (product_source=COG0438; cath_funfam=3.40.50.2000; cog=COG0438; pfam=PF00534,PF13439; superfamily=53756), producing the protein MPKLVVVAEQLLAPVPGGTGRYTRELLRSLAATAPAGWEVSTVVSSDGDPARAEVDGVGGPEVLPLPRRALTLAWQYGRWPRVSADSVHAPTPLFPSVAPGRGLVVTVHDTVPWTHPETLTARGAVWHRRAVTRAARKADSLVVPTEAVAVDLRRHVPDATRIEVIGEGVSTAVLSPGTAEAEKAARRLRLPPRYLLAVGTIEPRKGYEWLIRALAEPEAPDIPLLVVGAPGWGGVSLSDLAARHGLPPGRLRNLGPVADSDLAVLLRRSAALVAPSMAEGFGLPVLEAMAAGTPVVHSDAPALVELADGAGITVPRTDAGALALALREVLDDRRRSAGMIEAGRSRASRFDWRETARRVWSLHTGAANVANHSRNPDAR; encoded by the coding sequence GTGCCGAAGTTGGTTGTCGTGGCCGAGCAGTTGCTCGCGCCGGTACCGGGCGGCACCGGGCGTTACACCCGCGAGCTGCTGCGCTCGTTGGCGGCCACGGCTCCGGCCGGGTGGGAAGTGAGTACGGTCGTCAGCTCCGACGGTGATCCGGCCCGCGCCGAGGTCGACGGTGTGGGCGGCCCGGAAGTGCTGCCGCTGCCACGGCGGGCGTTGACCCTGGCCTGGCAGTACGGCCGGTGGCCCCGCGTCTCCGCCGATTCGGTGCACGCCCCCACGCCGCTGTTCCCGTCGGTCGCGCCCGGCCGTGGGCTGGTCGTGACCGTGCACGACACGGTTCCCTGGACCCACCCCGAGACGCTCACCGCGCGCGGCGCGGTCTGGCACCGGCGAGCCGTGACCAGGGCGGCGCGAAAGGCGGACTCGCTGGTGGTGCCCACCGAGGCGGTCGCCGTTGACCTGCGGCGACATGTCCCGGACGCCACGCGGATCGAGGTGATCGGCGAAGGGGTCAGCACCGCCGTGCTCTCCCCCGGCACAGCGGAGGCGGAGAAGGCAGCACGTCGGCTGCGGCTGCCCCCGAGATACCTGCTCGCCGTGGGCACGATCGAGCCCCGCAAGGGCTACGAGTGGCTGATCCGCGCGTTGGCCGAGCCGGAAGCTCCGGACATTCCGCTGCTGGTCGTGGGCGCGCCCGGCTGGGGTGGCGTCTCGTTGTCGGATCTCGCGGCTCGCCACGGGCTCCCGCCCGGCAGGCTCCGGAATCTCGGTCCCGTCGCGGACAGCGACCTGGCCGTGCTGCTGCGCCGCTCGGCCGCGCTCGTGGCGCCGAGCATGGCCGAGGGGTTCGGGCTGCCGGTGTTGGAGGCGATGGCGGCCGGAACCCCGGTGGTGCATTCCGACGCTCCCGCGCTCGTGGAACTCGCCGACGGAGCGGGCATCACAGTGCCCAGGACGGACGCGGGCGCGCTGGCGCTGGCACTGCGTGAGGTGCTCGACGATCGACGTCGCTCGGCCGGGATGATCGAAGCCGGCAGGTCGCGGGCGAGCCGCTTCGACTGGCGCGAGACCGCCCGCCGCGTCTGGAGCCTGCACACCGGTGCGGCGAACGTGGCGAACCACTCCCGGAACCCCGACGCTCGGTGA
- a CDS encoding glycosyltransferase involved in cell wall biosynthesis (product_source=COG0438; cath_funfam=3.40.50.2000; cog=COG0438; pfam=PF00534,PF13439; superfamily=53756), whose protein sequence is MLIDATAVPADRGGVGRYVDSLLAALDTAGTPMSVACQPRDAELYGRIAPHTRIAPAAESVVTRTARLSWEQTTLPRLARRLNARVVHSPHYTVPLANTSASVVTLHDATFFSDAPLHSPVKARFFRAWTRAALRRATVCVVPSRATSDELVRAAGANAARLRVMYHGVDPERFHPPAPEEVTAVRRSLGLGDQPYVAFLGALEPRKNVPALIRGFARAVADRRDSPALVLAGQAGWDTEVENALESVPHRVRVIRAGYQPFERLAGFLGGAALVAYPSIGEGFGLPVLEAMACGAAVLTTRRLSLPEVGGDAVAYCGVAERGIAHGISELLDDPVRRSELSSAAQQRAKEFTWADCADRHRAAYEHAEYLHRRNRRNR, encoded by the coding sequence GTGCTTATCGACGCCACCGCCGTGCCCGCGGACCGAGGTGGCGTCGGCAGATACGTCGATTCCCTGCTCGCCGCGCTGGACACCGCCGGAACACCGATGAGCGTGGCCTGCCAGCCACGCGACGCCGAGCTCTACGGCAGGATCGCGCCGCACACCCGGATAGCGCCCGCCGCCGAATCGGTCGTCACCCGCACCGCCCGGCTCTCCTGGGAGCAGACCACCCTGCCGAGGCTGGCCAGGCGCCTGAACGCCCGTGTGGTGCACTCCCCGCACTACACCGTTCCGCTGGCCAACACCAGCGCCTCGGTGGTGACCCTGCACGACGCGACGTTCTTCTCCGACGCGCCGCTGCACTCGCCGGTCAAGGCGCGGTTCTTCCGCGCCTGGACCAGGGCGGCGCTGCGTCGCGCCACGGTTTGCGTGGTGCCCAGCAGAGCGACCTCCGACGAACTCGTACGTGCGGCCGGAGCCAACGCCGCGCGACTGCGGGTGATGTATCACGGGGTGGACCCGGAGCGGTTCCACCCGCCCGCCCCCGAGGAGGTCACCGCCGTTCGACGATCCCTCGGACTGGGCGATCAGCCCTATGTGGCCTTTCTGGGAGCGTTGGAGCCGCGCAAGAACGTCCCGGCGCTGATCCGCGGTTTCGCCCGCGCGGTCGCCGACCGCCGCGATTCCCCCGCCCTGGTGCTGGCCGGACAGGCCGGGTGGGACACCGAGGTGGAAAACGCGCTCGAATCGGTGCCGCACCGTGTTCGGGTGATTCGTGCTGGTTATCAACCCTTCGAGCGATTGGCCGGTTTTCTCGGCGGCGCGGCCCTGGTGGCTTATCCGAGCATCGGGGAGGGGTTCGGGCTTCCGGTGCTGGAAGCCATGGCCTGCGGTGCGGCCGTTCTCACCACCCGAAGACTCAGCCTGCCGGAAGTGGGCGGAGACGCGGTGGCCTACTGCGGTGTGGCGGAACGAGGGATCGCGCACGGAATAAGTGAGCTGCTCGATGATCCGGTGCGTCGTTCCGAACTGTCCAGCGCGGCGCAACAGCGTGCCAAGGAGTTCACCTGGGCCGACTGCGCGGACAGGCACCGCGCCGCCTACGAGCACGCCGAGTACCTGCACCGGCGCAACCGGCGCAACCGGTGA
- a CDS encoding N-acetylglucosaminyl-diphospho-decaprenol L-rhamnosyltransferase (product_source=KO:K16870; cog=COG1216; ko=KO:K16870; pfam=PF00535; superfamily=53448) produces the protein MRENDDVRDSHSYGEGLAVVTVTYSPGNTLDRFLETLPKATDRQLSVILADNGSTDGSPERAALRPGVELARMGANLGYGSAANRGIAELSDDIGWVVVANPDVEWSAGSLDELLAATERWPRGGAFGPLIREPDGSVYPSARSLPSLGRGAGHALLGGIWPDNPFSRAYRQSTDSSAERTAGWLSGSCLLLRRAALDSVTGFDPRYFMYFEDVDLGDRLGRAGWLNVYVPASEVTHIGGHATARSSGRMLHEHHRSAYRYLADRNAGPTRAPLRIALRAALGARARFVARNSDR, from the coding sequence ATGCGTGAGAATGACGACGTGCGCGACTCCCACAGTTACGGCGAGGGGCTCGCCGTCGTCACCGTTACCTATTCGCCCGGCAACACGCTGGACCGTTTCCTGGAGACCCTGCCCAAGGCCACCGATCGGCAACTCAGCGTGATCCTCGCCGACAACGGTTCCACCGACGGTTCCCCGGAACGCGCCGCACTGCGCCCCGGTGTGGAGCTCGCGAGGATGGGCGCCAATCTGGGTTACGGTTCGGCCGCGAACCGCGGCATCGCCGAGTTGAGCGACGACATCGGTTGGGTGGTGGTCGCCAATCCCGACGTCGAGTGGAGCGCGGGCAGCCTCGACGAGTTGCTGGCGGCCACCGAACGCTGGCCGCGCGGCGGTGCGTTCGGCCCGTTGATCCGGGAACCGGACGGCAGCGTCTACCCCTCGGCCCGATCGCTGCCCTCACTGGGACGAGGTGCCGGGCACGCCCTGCTGGGTGGGATATGGCCCGACAATCCGTTCAGCCGCGCCTACCGGCAGTCCACCGACAGCTCCGCGGAGCGCACGGCCGGGTGGTTGTCCGGCTCCTGCCTGTTGCTGCGGCGAGCCGCGCTGGATTCGGTGACCGGTTTCGATCCGCGCTACTTCATGTACTTCGAGGACGTCGACCTCGGGGACCGGTTGGGCCGAGCGGGCTGGCTCAACGTGTACGTGCCCGCCAGTGAGGTGACGCACATCGGTGGGCACGCCACCGCGCGTTCCTCGGGACGGATGCTGCACGAACACCACCGCAGTGCCTACCGGTACCTCGCCGACCGGAATGCCGGGCCGACCCGGGCGCCGTTGCGGATCGCGCTGCGGGCCGCGCTGGGCGCGCGCGCCAGGTTCGTCGCGCGCAACTCCGACCGTTAG
- a CDS encoding hypothetical protein (product_source=Hypo-rule applied), with amino-acid sequence MRGTMDPRNRADETLARARARGAFVVTPDSATSPMDAAQTVRIPRDSVRDVERDDPNSTQLIQDSTGRPPQREQQNPQWDQRSGQGEQESPRQSEPQRPESYPPSEQPTAEQPAAEQRAWPTYDADVPTTPHRIDNAAYQHDPRRGPQRFD; translated from the coding sequence TTGAGAGGGACCATGGACCCCCGCAACCGAGCCGACGAAACACTTGCTCGTGCGCGGGCACGGGGTGCGTTCGTCGTCACACCGGACAGCGCCACCTCACCGATGGACGCGGCGCAGACCGTGCGCATCCCGCGCGACTCGGTGCGTGACGTGGAGCGGGACGATCCGAACTCCACGCAGCTCATCCAGGACTCGACGGGACGGCCTCCCCAGCGGGAACAGCAGAACCCCCAGTGGGACCAGCGATCCGGTCAAGGGGAGCAGGAGAGCCCCCGGCAGTCGGAGCCGCAACGGCCCGAGTCGTATCCCCCGTCGGAACAACCAACAGCCGAACAGCCCGCGGCCGAACAGCGAGCCTGGCCCACCTACGACGCCGACGTCCCCACCACACCGCACCGGATCGACAACGCCGCCTACCAGCACGATCCCAGGCGCGGTCCACAGCGGTTCGACTGA
- a CDS encoding mannose-1-phosphate guanylyltransferase (product_source=KO:K00966; cath_funfam=2.160.10.10,3.90.550.10; cog=COG1208; ko=KO:K00966; pfam=PF00483; superfamily=53448) has translation MTSPDDHAPTSGAEAVVLVGGRGTRLRPLTLSAPKPMLPTAGVPFLTHLLSRIRAAGITRVILSTSYRAETFTEYFGDGSGMGLELEYVVEHEPLDTAGAIRNVADRLREPDVLVFNGDILSGVDLPALLGEHRADAADVTLHLVRVDDPGRFGCVPTDEDGRVTAFLEKTPNPPVDQVNAGCYVFRREVIDGIPGGRPVSVERETFPGLLESGARLHGYVDSSYWLDLGTPAAFARGSADLVRGVAPTEALDGRVGESLVLPGASIAESASLGGGTTVGADCVVSERAALSAATLFDGARVEAGAEITDSVVGAGAVIGAGTVLRGAVVADGAVVGAGCELLEGVRVWPGVELPAGGVRFSHDC, from the coding sequence ATGACGAGTCCCGACGACCACGCGCCGACGAGCGGTGCGGAGGCCGTGGTGCTCGTGGGAGGCCGAGGTACGCGGTTGCGGCCGCTGACCTTGTCCGCACCCAAACCGATGCTGCCCACCGCCGGAGTGCCGTTCCTGACCCACCTGCTCTCGCGGATCCGCGCCGCGGGGATCACCAGGGTGATACTCAGCACCTCCTACCGGGCCGAGACCTTCACCGAGTACTTCGGTGACGGTTCCGGAATGGGGCTGGAGCTGGAGTACGTGGTGGAGCACGAGCCGCTGGACACCGCCGGTGCGATTCGCAACGTGGCGGACCGGCTGCGGGAACCCGATGTGCTGGTGTTCAACGGGGACATCCTCTCGGGAGTGGACCTGCCCGCGCTGCTGGGCGAGCACCGCGCGGATGCGGCCGACGTCACACTGCATCTGGTCAGGGTGGATGATCCCGGCCGGTTCGGTTGCGTGCCCACCGACGAGGACGGCAGGGTGACCGCTTTCCTGGAGAAGACGCCGAATCCTCCGGTGGACCAGGTCAACGCGGGGTGTTACGTCTTCCGTCGTGAGGTGATCGACGGGATTCCCGGGGGCCGTCCCGTCTCGGTGGAACGCGAGACGTTCCCCGGGCTGCTGGAGTCCGGAGCGCGGTTGCACGGGTACGTGGACTCCAGCTACTGGCTGGACCTGGGCACGCCCGCCGCTTTCGCGCGCGGCTCGGCGGATCTGGTCCGGGGCGTCGCTCCCACGGAGGCGCTCGACGGCCGGGTGGGGGAGTCACTGGTGCTGCCCGGCGCCTCGATCGCCGAGAGCGCCTCACTGGGAGGAGGTACCACGGTCGGTGCGGACTGCGTCGTGTCCGAACGGGCCGCGCTCTCGGCGGCCACGCTGTTCGACGGAGCCCGGGTGGAGGCCGGCGCCGAGATCACCGACAGCGTCGTGGGGGCGGGTGCCGTGATCGGGGCGGGCACGGTGCTGCGTGGTGCCGTGGTCGCCGACGGTGCCGTGGTCGGCGCGGGCTGCGAACTGCTCGAAGGCGTCCGGGTCTGGCCCGGCGTGGAACTGCCCGCCGGTGGGGTGCGCTTCTCGCACGACTGCTGA
- a CDS encoding 3-dehydroquinate synthase (product_source=KO:K01735; cath_funfam=1.20.1090.10,3.40.50.1970; cog=COG0337; ko=KO:K01735; pfam=PF01761; superfamily=56796), producing MSIPTVNPTPTSITAAFDLPKPPGVSWRVRSQQVVDYEVSMTRGLLSTSNSTFAHACGADGKRRTRCLVVVDDAVEQLYGERLRAYFSAWRIAHNWRVVPGDENTKQLDTALGLVDDMSSMGILRRAEKIVAIGGGVVLDVVGMTASLYRRGIPYIRVPTTLIGQVDAGIGVKTGINHGQHKNRLGTYCAPETALIDPEFLRTVDRRHINNGLAEIIKMALIKDSQLFDLLEATVASIDPETLADCGPAGGEILSRSIAGMLDELEPNLWEKVLERAVDYGHTFSPSLELRADPPLLHGEAVAVDMAICVALARNRGLLSEQDADRALTLMNAAGLPLTHPVFTAELLERALEDAVKHRDGYQRMPLTAGIGSAVFVNDITADELRAALSFVAHRDHRAADSHVLESAR from the coding sequence ATGTCCATTCCCACTGTCAATCCAACACCGACGAGCATCACCGCCGCGTTCGACCTTCCCAAGCCCCCGGGGGTCAGCTGGCGCGTCCGGTCCCAGCAGGTGGTGGATTACGAAGTGAGCATGACCCGTGGACTGCTGTCCACATCGAACTCCACGTTCGCCCATGCCTGCGGTGCCGATGGAAAGCGCAGGACTCGCTGTCTGGTGGTGGTGGACGATGCCGTGGAGCAGCTCTACGGCGAACGGTTACGTGCCTACTTCTCGGCTTGGCGGATAGCGCACAATTGGAGAGTCGTCCCCGGCGACGAGAACACGAAGCAACTCGACACGGCTCTCGGGCTCGTGGACGACATGAGTTCGATGGGCATACTCCGCCGTGCCGAGAAGATCGTGGCGATCGGCGGCGGAGTGGTGCTCGACGTGGTCGGTATGACCGCGAGCCTGTACCGCCGAGGTATTCCCTACATTCGGGTTCCCACCACTCTGATCGGCCAGGTCGACGCGGGAATCGGCGTCAAGACCGGCATAAATCACGGGCAGCACAAGAATCGACTCGGAACGTACTGTGCGCCGGAAACAGCTCTCATCGACCCCGAGTTCCTGCGCACCGTGGATCGTAGGCACATCAACAACGGGCTGGCCGAGATCATCAAGATGGCTTTGATCAAGGACTCCCAGCTGTTCGATCTGCTCGAAGCCACCGTCGCGTCGATCGATCCGGAAACGCTCGCCGACTGCGGTCCGGCCGGTGGTGAGATCCTGTCCCGTTCGATCGCGGGAATGTTGGACGAACTCGAGCCGAACCTGTGGGAGAAGGTACTCGAAAGGGCCGTCGACTACGGCCACACTTTCAGTCCCTCGCTCGAACTCCGTGCCGACCCTCCGCTGCTGCACGGGGAAGCGGTGGCCGTGGACATGGCCATCTGCGTCGCTTTGGCCCGCAACCGCGGCCTGCTGTCGGAGCAGGACGCCGACCGGGCACTCACGCTCATGAACGCGGCGGGATTGCCGCTCACTCATCCCGTATTCACCGCGGAGTTGTTGGAACGTGCGCTGGAGGACGCCGTCAAACACAGGGATGGCTACCAGCGCATGCCGCTGACGGCAGGTATCGGTTCAGCGGTGTTCGTGAACGACATCACTGCCGACGAGCTGCGAGCGGCGTTGTCGTTCGTGGCCCATCGCGATCATCGAGCGGCTGACTCGCATGTGCTGGAGAGCGCGCGATGA
- a CDS encoding glucokinase (product_source=KO:K00845; cath_funfam=3.30.420.40; cog=COG1940; ko=KO:K00845; pfam=PF00480; superfamily=53067), with translation MRVPETFQDEHTGAASAAREAVVFDIGGTHFRCARWSPESGVRRMWSKPSPSVLVHPDAGADELRTRLIDEICAGVGQEKGTTAGISLGAALDQRSGVVYASAPLWGDSVTRFDLLAGLRERRPDVDWHLVNDVTAALLGLGETPRFDGFRRLLLVTVSSGIACRLVDRRLRTIPVDVCGLQGEIGHIPSGTTLAGNRVELNCDCGSPDHLAAFASGPGIRRLAERLRELEPRRCAVSPLFDEDIEFESTFRRLLDDDDPLAREILDAATSPLADVLRTAWCLDPSIDRIALTGGVVDGLGEHYHRALAERLTRDGVYLTSRFHPEWLAERLVRCDSSEADGLVGAGVAAVGSGRSARIGVES, from the coding sequence ATGAGGGTGCCGGAGACGTTCCAGGACGAACATACGGGCGCCGCGAGTGCCGCGCGTGAGGCCGTGGTGTTCGACATCGGTGGTACTCACTTCCGGTGTGCCCGTTGGTCTCCCGAATCGGGAGTGCGTCGGATGTGGTCCAAGCCTTCGCCGAGCGTTCTCGTTCACCCGGACGCGGGCGCCGACGAACTTCGAACGCGGCTGATCGACGAGATATGCGCCGGGGTGGGCCAGGAAAAGGGCACCACAGCCGGTATCTCGTTGGGAGCGGCGCTGGATCAGCGCAGTGGTGTGGTCTATGCTTCCGCTCCGCTCTGGGGTGACAGCGTGACTCGGTTCGACCTGCTGGCCGGGTTGCGAGAGCGAAGGCCGGACGTCGATTGGCACCTGGTCAACGACGTGACAGCGGCACTGCTCGGACTGGGGGAGACGCCGCGGTTCGACGGGTTTCGTCGGCTCCTCCTCGTTACGGTGAGCAGTGGTATCGCGTGCAGGTTGGTGGATCGTCGACTGCGAACCATCCCGGTCGACGTCTGCGGTCTCCAGGGGGAGATCGGTCATATCCCCTCCGGCACCACTCTCGCGGGAAACCGGGTGGAGCTGAACTGTGACTGCGGGAGCCCGGACCATCTGGCCGCCTTCGCCTCGGGGCCCGGCATCCGCCGGCTGGCCGAACGACTCCGCGAGCTGGAACCGCGACGCTGTGCCGTCTCACCGCTGTTCGACGAGGACATCGAGTTCGAAAGTACGTTCCGCCGACTCCTGGACGACGATGATCCGCTCGCTCGGGAGATCCTCGACGCGGCCACGTCGCCGTTGGCGGATGTACTGCGAACTGCCTGGTGCCTGGACCCCTCCATAGATCGGATCGCGCTCACCGGGGGAGTCGTGGACGGTCTCGGCGAGCACTATCACCGCGCGCTGGCTGAGCGGTTGACCAGGGACGGTGTCTACCTGACGAGTCGATTCCACCCGGAATGGCTAGCCGAGCGCCTCGTGCGCTGCGACAGTTCCGAGGCCGATGGCCTGGTGGGAGCCGGTGTCGCCGCGGTCGGATCCGGACGTTCGGCCAGGATCGGGGTGGAATCGTGA